A single Salmo trutta unplaced genomic scaffold, fSalTru1.1, whole genome shotgun sequence DNA region contains:
- the LOC115181921 gene encoding gastrula zinc finger protein XlCGF17.1, with protein sequence MVLRNRSLINTRERRDYCGSSGEPQQHHDADEAEKSLSISEHLKRKPTRKKSHHLTDCGKSYSRSDSLKVHQRFHTGDTAYCSDCGKRFTSSADLKRHQRIHTGEKRNSCDQCGKSFNAPSSLKTHQRLHTGKKPYSCSDCGKTFSKLYTLQSHQRIHTGEKPHSCDQCGKSFTTSSHLTIHQRTHTGEKPYSCTDCGKTFSKLYTLQSHQRIHTGEKPHSCNQCGKSFTTSSNLTIHQRTHTGEKPHGCDQCGKSFTTSSILTIHQRTHTGEKPYSCNQCGKSFVTSSNLTIHQRTHTGEKPYSCNQCGKCFAHAGNLVAHLRIHTGEKPYSCDQCGNSFVTSSHLTTHLRTHRRETS encoded by the exons atggttttgagaaaccgttccctgattaacacta gagagagacgtgactattgtggatcctctggggagcctcaacaacatcatgatgctgacgaggcagagaagagtctctccataTCAGAACATCTCAAGCGGAAACCCACACGGAAGAAATCTCACCACTtgactgactgtgggaagagttattCAAGATCAGATTCACTAAAAGTACACCAGAGATTTCACACAGGTGATACAGCTTATTGCTCtgattgtgggaagagattcacctcttcAGCAGACCTAAAAAGACATCAGAGaatccatacaggagagaaacgtaatagctgtgatcaatgtgggaagagttttaatgCTCCAAGCAGCCTGAAAACACACCAGAGACTACACACGGGaaagaaaccttatagctgctctgactgtgggaagacctTTTCAAAATTATATACATTACAATCTCaccagagaattcacactggagagaaaccccatagctgtgatcaatgtgggaagagttttactacatctagccatctgactattcaccagagaacacacacaggagagaaaccttatagctgcacTGACTGTGGGAAGACATTTTCTAAATTATATACATTAcaatcacaccagagaattcacactggagagaaacctcatagctgtaatcaatgtgggaagagttttactacatctagcaatctgactattcaccagagaacacacacaggagagaaacctcatggctgtgatcaatgtgggaagagttttactacatctagcattCTGActattcaccagagaacacacacaggggagaaaccgtatagctgtaatcaatgtgggaagagttttgttacatccAGCAATCTGActattcaccagagaacacacacaggagagaaaccatatagctgtaatcaatgcggAAAGTGTTTTGCTCATGCAGGCAACCTGGTAGCACACCTGAGAAtacacacgggagagaaaccttatagctgtgatcaatgtgggaacagttttgttacatctagccatctgactacACACCTtagaacacacaggagagaaacctcatag